A window of the Gossypium arboreum isolate Shixiya-1 chromosome 2, ASM2569848v2, whole genome shotgun sequence genome harbors these coding sequences:
- the LOC108468449 gene encoding heptahelical transmembrane protein 4-like — MENSKGGKGKRLWKKVKYQLVEYHSLPGYLRDNEYIVGHYRSEWPMKQLLHSIFSIHNETLNVWTHLIGFFLFLALTIYTAMKVPKVVDLNSLSHIHDILRKADLHKLHSELVSCLPSLPNMSDLHKFRDELKTSIFGWHVPEHLYNCLPESFSFRNQSNVCVYSNRSMKEDVTNIIAPLMVRPITRWPFFTFSGGAMFCLLASSACHLLSCHSERISYIVRRLDYAGIAALISTSFYPPVYYSFICDPFFCRLYLGFITILGVAAILFSFLAGFHRPEFRTLRASLFFGMGMSSIAPIIHKLILFWHQPEALHTTFYEVLMGILYGIGAFVYAARIPERWLPGKFDIAGHSHQLFHILVVAGAYTHYRAGLVYLEWRDQHGC; from the exons ATGGAGAATTCAAAGGGAGGAAAAGGGAAGAGATTGTGGAAGAAGGTGAAGTATCAACTGGTTGAATACCATTCATTACCTGGCTATTTGAGGGACAATGAGTATATTGTTGGGCATTATAGATCTGAATGGCCAATGAAACAGCTTTTGCATAGCATCTTTTCCATCCACAATGAGACTCTCAATGTTTGGAC GCATTTGATTGGGTTCTTCCTTTTCCTTGCCCTCACCATATACACTGCAATGAAAGTTCCAAAGGTTGTTGATCTTAACTCTTTGAGTCATATTCATGATATATTGAGAAAAGCTGATCTCCACAAATTACATTCGGAGCTCGTATCATGCTTGCCGTCGTTACCCAACATGTCCGATCTACACAAATTTCGAGATGAGTTAAAGACGTCGATCTTCGGTTGGCATGTCCCTGAACATCTATATAATTGTTTACCTGAGAGTTTCTCCTTTAGGAATCAATCCAATGTATGTGTTTATAGTAAT AGGAGCATGAAGGAGGATGTGACAAACATAATAGCACCATTGATGGTGAGACCGATAACGCGGTGGCCATTTTTCACCTTCTCGGGGGGTGCGATGTTTTGCCTGCTAGCTAGCAGCGCATGCCACCTCCTATCGTGCCATTCTGAGCGCATATCTTACATCGTACGCCGGCTAGACTATGCCGGCATCGCTGCTCTTATATCCACTTCCTTTTATCCACCGGTGTACTACTCTTTCATATGTGATCCATTCTTTTGTAGGCTCTACTTGGGATTCATAACCATCTTAGGAGTTGCAGCCATCTTGTTTTCGTTCTTAGCGGGGTTTCATCGACCCGAATTTCGAACCCTTCGTGCATCCCTTTTCTTCGGCATGGGGATGTCCAGCATAGCACCGATCATTCACAAACTCATCTTGTTTTGGCACCAACCTGAGGCACTTCATACTACCTTTTACGAAGTTTTGATGGGGATTTTATATGGTATTGGGGCATTTGTGTACGCGGCGAGGATACCAGAACGGTGGTTGCCAGGGAAATTCGACATTGCGGGGCATAGTCACCAACTTTTTCACATCTTGGTTGTTGCTGGGGCATACACACATTATCGTGCCGGATTGGTTTATCTCGAATGGAGGGATCAACATGGATGTTga